From a single Brassica rapa cultivar Chiifu-401-42 chromosome A01, CAAS_Brap_v3.01, whole genome shotgun sequence genomic region:
- the LOC103840272 gene encoding LOW QUALITY PROTEIN: uncharacterized protein LOC103840272 (The sequence of the model RefSeq protein was modified relative to this genomic sequence to represent the inferred CDS: inserted 2 bases in 1 codon; deleted 1 base in 1 codon; substituted 3 bases at 3 genomic stop codons): MFQKTNSFFHRTLHSLKSIILXAGKKLHXPKSNFSCIFCXDGDNIFASFLNIWESDLKNSIGGSLKLSRSTNKRRKQIEACSXRSSRDCNRIEKKIKEMYMTETGDIEKALDIEEALYYYSRLRSYVYLNIVGKFFNDLYA, from the exons ATGTTTCAAAAAACAAACAGTTTCTTCCACAGAACACTTCACAGTCTAAAGTCCATCATTCTCTGAGCAGGTAAGAAACTCCATTGACCAAAATCCAACTTCTCATGCATATTTTG AGATGGAGACAATATCTTCGCGAGTTTCCTCAACATATGGGAGTCTGATCTC AAAAACAGCATCGGAGGCTCACTAAAGCTGAGCAGAAGCACGAACAAGAGAAGAAAACAGATCGAAGCTTGCTCTTAGCGTTCGTCAAGAGACTGCAACAGAATAGAGAAGAAGATTAAAGAGATGTATATGACTGAGACAGGAGATATAGAGAAAGCCCTTGACATTGAAGAGGCACTTTATTACTATTCTCGTCTTAGAAGTTATGTGTATCTCAACATCGTTGGCAAATTCTTCAATGATCTGTACGCCTGA